One window of Hymenobacter sp. BRD128 genomic DNA carries:
- the radA gene encoding DNA repair protein RadA encodes MAKARTVFFCQNCGAQSAKWIGRCPSCGEWNTYVEEVVQKETAATTTGQWKPASTVPGGNLQKAAKSRPLADIQHEEEPRIITPDGELNRVLGGGLVPGSLVLIGGEPGIGKSTLMLQIALALKKLKVLYVSGEESEAQIKMRAERLADGQHPGCYILTETNTQNIFRQIDQVQPNIVVIDSIQTMHSTLVESGAGSVSQVRECTAELLKYAKETSVPVLLIGHITKDGSIAGPKILEHMVDTVLQFEGDRHLSYRILRTIKNRFGSTSELGIYEMQGTGLRQVSNPSEILLSQRAESLSGMAIGATLEGNRPLLVEVQALVTPATYGTPQRSSTGFDAKRLQMLLAVLEKRAGLRLGQHDVFLNIAGGLRLDDPALDAAVCAAVVSSLNDLPIPGDVCLAAEVGLSGEMRAVPRLDQRLAEAEKLGFREMYVSQFNGRNLAEQDRAGLRIQAVSRLDEVLNGLFG; translated from the coding sequence ATGGCGAAGGCAAGAACGGTTTTTTTCTGCCAGAACTGCGGGGCGCAGTCGGCAAAATGGATAGGGCGCTGCCCCTCGTGCGGCGAGTGGAACACCTATGTGGAGGAGGTGGTGCAGAAAGAAACCGCCGCCACGACCACCGGCCAGTGGAAACCCGCCAGCACGGTGCCGGGCGGCAACCTTCAAAAAGCCGCCAAGTCGCGCCCGCTGGCCGACATTCAGCACGAAGAAGAGCCGCGCATCATTACCCCCGACGGCGAGCTCAACCGCGTGCTCGGCGGCGGCCTGGTGCCGGGCTCGCTAGTGCTCATCGGTGGCGAGCCCGGCATCGGCAAAAGCACGCTGATGCTGCAAATCGCGCTAGCCCTTAAAAAGCTGAAAGTGCTGTACGTGAGCGGTGAGGAAAGCGAAGCCCAGATAAAAATGCGCGCCGAGCGGCTGGCCGACGGCCAGCACCCCGGCTGCTACATCCTCACCGAAACCAACACCCAGAATATCTTCCGGCAGATAGACCAGGTGCAGCCCAACATCGTGGTCATCGACTCTATCCAGACCATGCACTCGACGCTGGTGGAGAGCGGCGCCGGCTCGGTGAGCCAGGTGCGCGAGTGCACCGCCGAGCTGCTCAAATATGCCAAGGAAACCAGCGTGCCCGTGCTGCTCATCGGCCACATTACCAAAGATGGCAGCATCGCGGGGCCTAAAATATTGGAGCACATGGTGGATACGGTGCTGCAATTTGAGGGCGACCGCCACCTGAGCTACCGCATTCTGCGCACCATCAAAAACCGCTTTGGCAGCACCTCCGAGTTGGGTATTTACGAGATGCAGGGCACGGGCCTGCGCCAGGTGAGTAATCCTTCCGAAATCCTACTTTCGCAGCGCGCCGAAAGCCTGAGCGGCATGGCCATCGGGGCCACCCTGGAAGGCAACCGCCCGCTGCTGGTGGAGGTGCAGGCCCTCGTGACGCCCGCTACCTACGGCACCCCGCAGCGCAGCAGCACCGGCTTCGACGCCAAGCGCCTGCAAATGCTGCTGGCCGTGCTCGAAAAGCGCGCCGGCCTGCGGCTAGGCCAGCACGACGTGTTTCTCAATATCGCGGGTGGCCTGCGCCTCGACGACCCGGCGCTCGACGCGGCCGTGTGCGCGGCCGTAGTCAGCAGCCTCAACGATTTACCCATTCCCGGCGATGTGTGCCTGGCGGCCGAGGTGGGCCTCAGCGGCGAGATGCGCGCCGTGCCCCGCCTCGACCAGCGCCTGGCCGAGGCCGAGAAGCTGGGCTTCCGGGAAATGTACGTGTCGCAATTCAATGGTCGCAACCTGGCCGAGCAGGACCGCGCCGGGCTGCGCATTCAGGCTGTGAGCCGGCTCGATGAGGTGTTGAATGGGCTCTTTGGCTAG